In candidate division KSB1 bacterium, the genomic window TGACAGATTTTATAAGTTCCTCTACCCTGCCGCGTTCTCCTTCTGCTTCGATTCCAACATCTCCGTTATCAAGGTTTCTCACGTAACCACTCACTCCAAATTTCTTTGCCCTCTGCTGAACAAACCAGCGAAAGCCAACCCCCTG contains:
- a CDS encoding acylphosphatase, translated to MEVCAKMIVKGRVQGVGFRWFVQQRAKKFGVSGYVRNLDNGDVGIEAEGERGRVEELIKSVKVGPTFSKVVDIVIEWQKFTGKYDSFNTTF